CGCCTCAACTAGAGCGGCGGCATGGTGCGACCCCAATGGGAGGAGTTCCTTAAGGTCGACTTGAACTTTGGTTGGTCGCCCGATGCCCCGGAGAATGCCGACGACTTCCTGCAAGTCAGCGGGCGGTTCGTCCGAATCACGAAGGCGAACGGTCTTAACCTCTCCCAGCGTTCGTTTCCGCAGTGGCCCCACCCCTGTCGTCTCACGCTGAAGTGTTAAATCATGCAGCAGGACGAAGTGGCCGTCAGCAGTCAAACTGACGTCGAACTCCAGCACGCCCGCCCCACCGCTAACGACTTCCCGAACGGCTGGTAGGGAATTCGGCGGTGCTGTTCTACGACCAGTCAGGAGCTTGTGGTACTTCAGCAGGACCTGCTTGCCTTGGTAGTTTAGGAAGCGCGGCAGCATCACGCGCTGAGGCGCTTCCCGTCGCTGCCGAACAGGTGAAGACGGTCAAGCGGGAAGTCCAAGCCGATCGTTTCTCCGGGAGTCGGAGGCGCCTCGTTGGCAACCATGACCTTGAGGGTTATGCCGCCAACCTCAACAGTGAGCAGTGCCTCTTTCCCGAGAGGCTCAACGAGCAAGATGGTGCCTGGGGTAGTGCCCCCCAGGCGAATATCCTCTGGCCGTATCCCAAGGGTACCTTCTCCTCCGGGGTGCCCCGGGCGTACGGGTACAGTGACACTACCGATTTGGAACGCTCCATTGAAGTGCCCTTTGACCAAGTTCATGGGGGGATAGCCAACAAAGCTAGCAACGAAGGTGGTGGCTGGGCGCCGGTAGAGTTCGTCTGGTGTAGCGAACTGCTGCACCTCCCCGACCGAGAACACGGCAACGCGGTCGGCCATAGCGAGTGCCTCGGACTGATCGTGAGTCACCAGAATGGTGGTGACGCCAAGCTCCTGTTGTAGACGGCGGATTTCAGCGCGCGCCTGAAGGCGAATGAGGGCGTCGAGATTGGAGAGGGGTTCGTCGAGCAGCAGTAACTGCGGTTCCTTAACAAGGGCCCTGGCTAGGGCAGCTCGCTGCTGCTGACCCCCCGAAACCTGCGAGGGGCGCCGCTGGAGCTGTTCATCTATGCCGAGCAGCTTCGCGTTCTGCTCTACTTTCGTTTGGACCTCGTCTTTAGGCTTGCGTTTCAGTCGTAGTGGGAAAGCGATGTTCTCGAACAGGGTGAGGTGCGGGTAGAGTGCGTAAGACTGGAAAACCATGCCTATGTCACGGTCACGCGGGTGCAGTGAGTCAATGCGTTTGTCGGCAAAGTAGATCCTGCCTGCAGTCGGCTGGTAAATGCCCGCGAGCAGGAGCAGCGTCGTGGTTTTCCCGCAGCCGGATGGGCCAAGGAAGGCGACGAGTTCTCCTCCCTCGAGGGTCAGATCAAGCGACTTCAGTGCCTGCACCTTCCCAAAGTGCTTAACTAGACCCTCGAGACGTACCGTAACACCTCTCATTGTTTGCTCTCTCCTAAGTTGCCTACCGTCTGGTAGCAAAACCTCCCGCACCTGTTCATCCCTTGGCACCCCCCGAGTATATGTTGAGAAGGTAACGCTGGCCCAGCAGGAAGAGGAGGATCACTGGTAGAGCGTAGAAAAAGCCAATCCCAGCAATAAGGCCGTATTCAGTAAAGGACTCCCCCAAAAAGCTTTGCAGGTAAAGTGCGAGGGTCCAGCTCCGGCCAGACACGATCAAGGTGAAAGGGAGGATGAACTCACCCCAAGCGGAAAGCAAGGCGAAGGTGCCGAGCGCCAGGAGGCCAGGTCGTACCAGTGGTAGGGCAATCTTCCAGTACACCGTCCAACGGGAGGCGCCATCAACAAGAGCGGCCATCTCCATATCCCACGATAGGTTGTCAAAGAAGCCCTTCATGAGCCAGATGCCAAGGGGAAGCTCGAGTGACACCTTGACCAGGATCACACCGATCAGGGTGTCGAAAAGCCCCAGCAGGCGAAGCATGTAAAAAAGTGCGATAATTAAACTAATAGCGGGAAAAGCATGAAGAATCAAGACGAAGCCCAGGTATACGCTACGAAGCGGAAAACGCATGCGAGAGATAGCGTAAGCTGCCATTGAAGCCACCAGGACCTCTATAGTGGCCACGGCCACCGCGAAAAGTACCGAGTTGCCTAGCGCCACCCAAATCGATGGTCGGCCACTAAATGAACCTTCCCAGAGGAAGCGCCAGTTTCGCGGATTGAAGCTTCCTTGCGGTACCAAGCCAAAGACCCTATCAAAGAATCCCGTCATCACCAGCCAGCTGAGACCAGCAAGCAA
This genomic interval from Deinococcota bacterium contains the following:
- a CDS encoding ABC transporter ATP-binding protein, translated to MPRDEQVREVLLPDGRQLRREQTMRGVTVRLEGLVKHFGKVQALKSLDLTLEGGELVAFLGPSGCGKTTTLLLLAGIYQPTAGRIYFADKRIDSLHPRDRDIGMVFQSYALYPHLTLFENIAFPLRLKRKPKDEVQTKVEQNAKLLGIDEQLQRRPSQVSGGQQQRAALARALVKEPQLLLLDEPLSNLDALIRLQARAEIRRLQQELGVTTILVTHDQSEALAMADRVAVFSVGEVQQFATPDELYRRPATTFVASFVGYPPMNLVKGHFNGAFQIGSVTVPVRPGHPGGEGTLGIRPEDIRLGGTTPGTILLVEPLGKEALLTVEVGGITLKVMVANEAPPTPGETIGLDFPLDRLHLFGSDGKRLSA
- a CDS encoding carbohydrate ABC transporter permease encodes the protein MPILPKRWPLIVLLMLVVTLPLLAGLSWLVMTGFFDRVFGLVPQGSFNPRNWRFLWEGSFSGRPSIWVALGNSVLFAVAVATIEVLVASMAAYAISRMRFPLRSVYLGFVLILHAFPAISLIIALFYMLRLLGLFDTLIGVILVKVSLELPLGIWLMKGFFDNLSWDMEMAALVDGASRWTVYWKIALPLVRPGLLALGTFALLSAWGEFILPFTLIVSGRSWTLALYLQSFLGESFTEYGLIAGIGFFYALPVILLFLLGQRYLLNIYSGGAKG